A stretch of the Dehalococcoidia bacterium genome encodes the following:
- the paaD gene encoding 1,2-phenylacetyl-CoA epoxidase subunit PaaD, with the protein MPADDRDLSVRSAEEQIWQRLRDVPDPELPALSVVDLGMIRRVALAADEVTVELMPTFLGCPALDLIRDAIEDALAACGSVRVSTVRDEAWTSERITPEGREKLRAAGIAPPTPLPLQLMDWPVSPCPHCGGRSTRLESPFGPTPCRAIHYCRACRQPFEQFKAI; encoded by the coding sequence ATGCCGGCAGACGATCGAGACCTGAGCGTCCGCAGCGCCGAGGAGCAGATTTGGCAGCGGCTGCGCGACGTGCCCGATCCGGAGCTGCCCGCCCTCTCGGTGGTCGACCTCGGCATGATTCGCCGCGTGGCGCTGGCGGCCGATGAAGTCACCGTGGAGCTGATGCCGACCTTCCTCGGCTGTCCGGCGCTCGACCTGATCCGTGACGCGATCGAAGACGCCCTGGCGGCCTGCGGCTCGGTGCGCGTCTCGACTGTGCGAGACGAAGCATGGACCTCTGAGCGCATCACGCCAGAGGGCCGCGAGAAGCTGAGAGCAGCCGGGATCGCGCCGCCCACGCCGCTGCCGTTGCAACTGATGGACTGGCCGGTCTCGCCGTGCCCGCACTGCGGCGGGCGCAGTACGCGGCTGGAGTCGCCCTTCGGGCCGACGCCCTGCCGCGCCATCCACTACTGCCGCGCCTGCCGCCAGCCATTCGAGCAGTTCAAGGCGATCTGA